AGATCATGAGTAGCCTGCTGAAAGAAGCTGAAAGCAAAATGAAGAAGAGCGTCGAAAAGATCGTCGAAGAGTATAGTCAGATGAGAACGGGCAGACCTTCTCCTGCCCTTCTTGAGTCCGTAAAAGTCGACTACTATGGTGTCCCGACTCCGATCAATCAGATGGCAACGGTAACAGCGACAGAAGACCGCTCTCTTATAATCAAGCCGTGGGACAAGACAGTTCTGGGCCAGATAGAGAAGGCAATATTCGGCTCCAAGCTCGATCTTACACCAATCAACGACGGGGTCAACATCAAACTGAATTTCCCGATACCGACAACGGAACAGAGAGAGAAATGGGTAAAGCTTGCAAGAGACAACTCCGAGAAGGGGAAGATAGCAATTCGAAACATTCGAAGAGATGCAATCAAGGAAGCAAGGGATTTGGAGAAGGCCTCAGAGATGACTGAAGACGACCTAAAGAAATTTGAGGATGATATTCAAGATCTCACGAATAAGTATATAGAAGAGATGGATAATGCTTTCGAAA
This window of the Mesotoga infera genome carries:
- a CDS encoding ribosome recycling factor produces the protein MSSLLKEAESKMKKSVEKIVEEYSQMRTGRPSPALLESVKVDYYGVPTPINQMATVTATEDRSLIIKPWDKTVLGQIEKAIFGSKLDLTPINDGVNIKLNFPIPTTEQREKWVKLARDNSEKGKIAIRNIRRDAIKEARDLEKASEMTEDDLKKFEDDIQDLTNKYIEEMDNAFEKKSKEIMDF